In Marmota flaviventris isolate mMarFla1 chromosome 17, mMarFla1.hap1, whole genome shotgun sequence, a single genomic region encodes these proteins:
- the Tbx2 gene encoding T-box transcription factor TBX2 has translation MREPALAASAMAYHPFHAPRPADFPMSAFLAAAQPSFFPALALPPGALAKPLPDPGLAGAAAAAAAAAAAAEAGLHVSALGPHPPAAHLRSLKSLEPEDEVEDDPKVTLEAKELWDQFHKLGTEMVITKSGRRMFPPFKVRVSGLDKKAKYILLMDIVAADDCRYKFHNSRWMVAGKADPEMPKRMYIHPDSPATGEQWMAKPVAFHKLKLTNNISDKHGFTILNSMHKYQPRFHIVRANDILKLPYSTFRTYVFPETDFIAVTAYQNDKITQLKIDNNPFAKGFRDTGNGRREKRKQLTLPTLRLYEEHCKPERDGAESDASSCDPPPVREPPPSPGAAPSPLRLHRARAEEKSCAADSDPEPERLNEERTGGALGRSPGQDSASPSRLTEPERVRERRSPERGKEPSESGGDGPFSLRNLEKERAEARRKDEGRKEASEGKEPGLTPLVVQTDSASPLGAGHLPGLAFSSHLHGQQFFGPLGAGQPLFLHPGQFAMGPGAFSAMGMGHLLASVAGSGNGGGAGPGTAAGLEAGGLGPAASAASTAAPFPFHLSQHMLASQGIPMPTFGGLFPYPYTYMAAAAAAASALPATSAAAAAAAAAGSLSRSPFLGGARPRLRFSPYQIPVTIPPSTSLLTTGLAAEGSKAAGGNSREPSPLPELALRKVGGSSRGGLSPSGSAKEAASELQSIQRLVSGLESQRALSPGRESPK, from the exons ATGAGAGAGCCGGCGCTGGCAGCCAGCGCCATGGCTTACCACCCGTTCCATGCGCCACGGCCCGCCGACTTCCCCATGTCCGCCTTCCTGGCGGCGGCGCAGCCTTCCTTCTTTCCTGCGCTCGCGCTGCCGCCGGGCGCGCTGGCCAAGCCTCTGCCCGACCCGGGCCTGGCGGGGGCGGCGGCCGcggcagcagcggcagcagcagcggCCGAGGCGGGGCTGCACGTCTCGGCACTCGGCCCGCACCCGCCCGCGGCGCATCTGCGCTCTCTCAAGAGCCTGGAGCCCGAGGACGAAGTGGAGGACGACCCCAAGGTGACGCTGGAGGCTAAGGAGCTGTGGGACCAGTTCCACAAGCTGGGCACGGAGATGGTCATCACCAAGTCCGGGAG GCGGATGTTCCCCCCCTTCAAGGTGCGAGTCAGCGGCCTGGACAAGAAGGCCAAGTACATCCTGCTGATGGACATTGTGGCTGCTGATGATTGTCGCTATAAGTTTCACAATTCACGCTGGATGGTGGCAGGCAAAGCTGATCCAGAGATGCCCAAACGCATGTACATTCACCCAGACAGCCCAGCCACAGGGGAACAGTGGATGGCCAAGCCTGTGGCCTTCCACAAACTGAAGCTGACCAACAACATCTCGGACAAGCATGGTTTC ACCATCTTGAACTCCATGCACAAGTACCAGCCGCGCTTCCACATCGTGAGAGCCAACGACATCCTGAAGCTGCCCTACAGTACCTTCCGCACCTATGTGTTTCCCGAGACCGACTTCATTGCTGTCACTGCCTACCAAAACGACAAG ATTACACAACTGAAGATCGACAACAACCCATTTGCCAAGGGCTTCAGGGACACAGGGAACGGCCGGCGGGAGAAAAG GAAGCAGCTGACGCTGCCTACTCTGCGCTTGTACGAGGAGCACTGCAAGCCGGAGCGCGATGGCGCGGAGTCAGACGCCTCATCCTGCGACCCTCCACCTGTGCGGGAACCACCGCCCTCTCCCGGTGCTGCGCCCAGTCCCCTGCGCCTGCACCGGGCCCGAG CCGAAGAGAAGTCGTGCGCCGCAGACAGCGACCCAGAGCCGGAGCGGCTAAATGAGGAGCGCACCGGAGGGGCGCTAGGCCGCAGCCCGGGTCAGGACAGCGCCAGCCCCTCTCGCTTGACCGAACCTGAGCGCGTCCGGGAGAGGCGCAGTCCTGAGAGGGGCAAGGAACCGTCGGAGAGCGGCGGGGACGGCCCGTTCAGTCTGAGGAACCTAGAGAAGGAGCGCGCAGAAGCCCGGCGGAAGGACGAGGGGCGCAAGGAGGCGAGCGAGGGCAAAGAGCCTGGCCTGACGCCATTGGTTGTGCAGACAGACAGTGCGTCCCCCCTGGGCGCGGGACACCTACCCGGCCTGGCTTTCTCCAGCCACTTGCACGGGCAGCAGTTCTTTGGGCCGCTGGGAGCCGGCCAGCCACTCTTCCTGCACCCAGGACAGTTTGCCATGGGCCCCGGCGCCTTCTCCGCCATGGGCATGGGTCACCTGCTGGCCTCGGTGGCGGGCAGCGGCAATGGAGGAGGCGCTGGGCCCGGCACAGCCGCGGGGCTGGAAGCAGGCGGGCTGGGTCCCGCGGCCAGCGCAGCAAGCACCGCAGCGCCCTTCCCATTCCACCTCTCCCAGCACATGCTGGCATCTCAG gGAATCCCAATGCCCACTTTCGGAGGCCTCTTTCCCTATCCCTACACCTATATGGCGGCAGCGGCCGCAGCCGCCTCAGCTTTGCCGGCTACcagtgctgctgctgccgccgctgCCGCAGCTGGCTCCCTATCCCGAAGTCCGTTCCTGGGTGGTGCCCGGCCCCGCCTGCGATTCAGCCCCTACCAGATCCCGGTCACCATCCCGCCTAGCACTAGCCTCCTCACCACGGGGCTGGCGGCTGAGGGCTCCAAGGCTGCAGGTGGCAACAGCCGGGAGCCCAGCCCCCTGCCCGAGCTGGCTCTTCGAAAAGTGGGGGGTTCGTCCCGCGGTGGCCTGTCGCCCAGTGGCTCAGCCAAGGAGGCCGCCAGTGAACTGCAGAGCATCCAGAGACTGGTGAGTGGGCTGGAGAGCCAACGAGCCCTCTCCCCCGGCCGGGAGTCGCCCAAGTGA